A single genomic interval of Hydractinia symbiolongicarpus strain clone_291-10 chromosome 8, HSymV2.1, whole genome shotgun sequence harbors:
- the LOC130654603 gene encoding 60S ribosomal protein L9-like has product MKTILASQTVTIPDGVSIKMNGRSITVKGPRGTLHKSFSHLNLELTRVNKKTIRVDVWFALRKHLACLRTICSHIENLIKGVQYGFLYKMRSVYAHFPINLNIIDDGKTVEVRNYLGEKYIRVVKMRDGVICKPSGNKDEIIVEGNDIELVSNSAALINQCAKAKNKDIRKFLDGIYVSEKTTIVAIED; this is encoded by the exons tGTCCATCAAAATGAATGGAAGATCCATCACAGTCAAGGGACCTAGAGGTACACTGCATAAAAGTTTCAGCCACTTAAACTTAGAGCTTACACGTGTTAACAAAAAAACCATACGGGTTGATGTTTGGTTTGCTCTGCGTAAACATCTTGCTTGCTTGAGAACAATTTGCAGTCATATTGAAAATTTGATTAAAGGAGTACAATAT GGTTTTCTATACAAAATGAGATCTGTGTATGCTCATTTCCCAATCAATTTAAACATAATTGACGACGGAAAAACTGTGGAGGTTCGAAATTATCTTGGTGAAAAATACATCCGTGTTGTAAAAATGAGGGATGGCGTAATTTGCAAACCATCTGGAAATAAAGATGAAATTATTGTTGAAGGAAACGACATTGAATTAGTCTCGAATTCAG CTGCGCTCATCAATCAGTGTGCTAAAGCGAAGAACAAGGACATCCGTAAATTTTTGGATGGTATATATGTTTCAGAAAAGACTACCATTGTAGCAATTGAGGATTAA